A section of the Papio anubis isolate 15944 chromosome 4, Panubis1.0, whole genome shotgun sequence genome encodes:
- the LOC101011380 gene encoding protein PMS2CL-like isoform X1: MDLEKPLVEKQDHSSSLRTGAEKRDVSISRLREAFSLRHTTENKPHSPKTPEARRSPPGQKRGMPSSSTSDAVSDRGFLTPQKEATSSGQGPRDPTDGAEVEKDSGHGSTSVDSEGFSIPDTGSHCSSECAASSPEDRGSQEHADSHEKVPETDDSFSDVDCHPNQEDTACKFRVSPQPTNLATPNTKRFKKEEILSNSDIRQKLVNTQNVSASQVDVAV, translated from the exons atggaTTTGGAGAAGCCCCTGGTAGAAAAGCAGGATCATTCCTCTTCATTAAGGACTGGAGCAGAAAAAAGGGACGTGTCCATTTCCAGACTGCGAGAGGCCTTTTCTCTTCGTCACACAACGGAGAACAAGCCTCACAGCCCAAAGACTCCAGAAGCAAGAAGGAGCCCTCCAGGACAGAAAAGGGGTATGCCATCTTCTAGCACTTCAGATGCCGTCTCTGACAGAGGCTTCCTGACACCTCAGAAAGAGGCAACGAGTTCCGGTCAGGGACCCAGGGACCCTACGGACGGAGCGGAGGTGGAGAAGGACTCGGGGCACGGCAGCACTTCCGTGGATTCTGAGGGGTTCAGCATCCCAGACACGGGCAGTCACTGCAGCAGCGAGTGTGCGGCCAGCTCCCCAGAGGACAGGGGCTCACAGGAACATGCGGACTCTCATGAGAAGGTGCCTGAAACTGACGACTCTTTTTCAGATGTGGACTGCCATCCAAACCAGGAAGACACAGCGTGTAAATTTCGAGTTTCGCCTCAGCCAACTAATCTCGCAACCCCAAACACAAAgcgttttaaaaaagaa gaaattctttcCAATTCTGACATTCGTCAAAAGTTAGTAAATACTCAGAACGTGTCAGCCTCTCAGGTTGATGTAGCCGTTTAA
- the LOC101011380 gene encoding protein PMS2CL-like isoform X2, with protein MDLEKPLVEKQDHSSSLRTGAEKRDVSISRLREAFSLRHTTENKPHSPKTPEARRSPPGQKRGMPSSSTSDAVSDRGFLTPQKEATSSGQGPRDPTDGAEVEKDSGHGSTSVDSEGFSIPDTGSHCSSECAASSPEDRGSQEHADSHEKVPETDDSFSDVDCHPNQEDTACKFRVSPQPTNLATPNTKRFKKEEILCIF; from the coding sequence atggaTTTGGAGAAGCCCCTGGTAGAAAAGCAGGATCATTCCTCTTCATTAAGGACTGGAGCAGAAAAAAGGGACGTGTCCATTTCCAGACTGCGAGAGGCCTTTTCTCTTCGTCACACAACGGAGAACAAGCCTCACAGCCCAAAGACTCCAGAAGCAAGAAGGAGCCCTCCAGGACAGAAAAGGGGTATGCCATCTTCTAGCACTTCAGATGCCGTCTCTGACAGAGGCTTCCTGACACCTCAGAAAGAGGCAACGAGTTCCGGTCAGGGACCCAGGGACCCTACGGACGGAGCGGAGGTGGAGAAGGACTCGGGGCACGGCAGCACTTCCGTGGATTCTGAGGGGTTCAGCATCCCAGACACGGGCAGTCACTGCAGCAGCGAGTGTGCGGCCAGCTCCCCAGAGGACAGGGGCTCACAGGAACATGCGGACTCTCATGAGAAGGTGCCTGAAACTGACGACTCTTTTTCAGATGTGGACTGCCATCCAAACCAGGAAGACACAGCGTGTAAATTTCGAGTTTCGCCTCAGCCAACTAATCTCGCAACCCCAAACACAAAgcgttttaaaaaagaagaaattctttgtattttttag